One stretch of Cytophagia bacterium CHB2 DNA includes these proteins:
- a CDS encoding 2Fe-2S iron-sulfur cluster binding domain-containing protein: protein MPTSIIFNKIGRFEVEAETTILEAAQQFGLFLPHECGGQAQCTSCRVAILAGENNCSAIQEPEQKLLHAGHFKPPIRLACQTKISGPVRAQILLRDEFDLQLALASETGQTPRLPGVQQPLALLSGAWHDFERVVLQASAHDTVQVLQRLYYLVHQLVKEHDGHLIEFSANRFTAVWGTSGNVRAAIMNAMNAARRLVTTCGELNDYLEHNFDMRLAFGFGVHADLAVMGELGTGEEHRLVVLGKAVDHTHELCRLTQKANAAILVSETIFAVIRGHLPISRAFQAQFSGESTACRVFEAAPENVPATASETA, encoded by the coding sequence ATGCCAACGAGCATTATTTTCAACAAAATTGGCCGATTTGAGGTGGAGGCGGAAACGACAATTTTGGAAGCGGCGCAACAATTCGGCTTGTTTCTGCCGCATGAATGCGGGGGACAGGCGCAATGCACCTCCTGCCGCGTCGCGATTTTGGCGGGTGAAAACAACTGCTCGGCGATACAAGAACCTGAGCAAAAATTGTTGCATGCCGGGCATTTCAAGCCGCCAATCCGGCTCGCCTGCCAAACGAAAATTTCCGGACCGGTGCGTGCACAAATTTTATTGCGCGACGAGTTTGATTTGCAACTGGCGCTGGCAAGCGAGACCGGGCAAACGCCGCGCCTGCCTGGCGTGCAGCAACCGCTGGCATTGCTAAGCGGCGCGTGGCATGATTTCGAACGCGTGGTTTTGCAGGCTTCTGCTCACGACACTGTACAAGTGCTGCAGCGCCTCTATTATTTGGTGCATCAACTCGTCAAAGAACATGACGGGCATCTCATTGAGTTCAGCGCCAACCGGTTTACGGCTGTTTGGGGCACATCTGGAAACGTCCGCGCGGCAATCATGAATGCCATGAACGCAGCGCGCAGACTGGTGACAACTTGCGGCGAGCTGAACGATTATCTCGAACACAACTTCGACATGCGCTTGGCGTTCGGCTTTGGCGTTCATGCCGACCTGGCGGTGATGGGAGAGCTTGGAACCGGCGAGGAACATCGTCTCGTTGTTCTCGGAAAAGCTGTCGATCATACCCATGAACTGTGCCGCTTGACGCAAAAAGCGAACGCAGCGATCCTCGTATCCGAAACGATCTTCGCCGTCATTCGCGGCCACCTCCCAATTAGCCGCGCATTTCAAGCGCAATTTTCCGGTGAAAGCACGGCTTGTCGTGTTTTCGAGGCGGCGCCGGAAAATGTGCCCGCGACGGCCAGCGAAACAGCTTGA
- a CDS encoding spore coat protein yields MIAGVVVKELATHPDERGFFREIIRRTDNFFAEGFGQLSHSAMYPGVAKAWHIHKNQIDWWYVPIGNLKLVMFDKRADSPTRGELQTIFMGENYPAKAVKIPAGVAHGCRALGGGVTHLFYVTSGVYDPAEEGRIPHDDKSIGYDWTAGPEIK; encoded by the coding sequence ATGATCGCAGGCGTCGTCGTCAAAGAACTTGCAACCCACCCCGATGAACGTGGGTTTTTCCGGGAAATTATTCGGCGAACCGATAATTTTTTTGCAGAAGGTTTCGGACAACTCAGTCATTCGGCGATGTATCCGGGCGTGGCAAAAGCCTGGCACATTCACAAGAACCAGATCGATTGGTGGTACGTTCCGATCGGCAATTTGAAATTAGTAATGTTTGACAAGCGCGCGGACTCGCCGACGCGCGGCGAGCTGCAAACGATTTTTATGGGCGAGAATTATCCGGCAAAAGCGGTAAAAATTCCGGCGGGTGTGGCGCACGGCTGCAGGGCGTTGGGCGGCGGCGTCACGCATTTGTTTTATGTGACCTCGGGCGTTTACGATCCGGCGGAGGAGGGCCGCATCCCGCATGATGACAAGAGCATCGGTTATGATTGGACCGCGGGGCCGGAGATTAAGTAA
- a CDS encoding sigma-70 family RNA polymerase sigma factor — MAISDHDIVQQVLAGNREAFAHLIERYKTRIFQTTYRMLKNREDAEEAAQDTFVRAFRGLAKFRADAAFATWLYKICYNVCLNYLEKKRHARPRAPEAEMARLTDPVSPDHILAHREKETLVENALEDLPEHFRQVLILYHAQQLSYQQIAEILNLPINTVKTHLFRGRALLRRRILQELPQKELIAELI; from the coding sequence ATGGCCATTTCCGATCACGACATTGTGCAACAAGTTCTGGCGGGCAACCGCGAGGCGTTTGCGCATTTGATCGAGCGTTATAAGACCCGCATTTTTCAAACAACCTATCGCATGCTGAAAAATCGTGAAGATGCGGAGGAGGCGGCGCAGGATACCTTTGTGCGTGCGTTTCGCGGCCTGGCCAAATTTCGCGCCGATGCGGCGTTTGCCACCTGGCTCTACAAAATTTGCTACAACGTTTGCCTGAATTATCTCGAAAAAAAGCGCCATGCCAGGCCGCGCGCCCCGGAAGCCGAAATGGCGCGCCTGACGGATCCGGTTTCACCGGATCATATTCTCGCCCATCGCGAAAAAGAAACCCTGGTTGAAAATGCCCTGGAAGATTTACCCGAGCATTTTCGCCAGGTGTTGATTCTTTATCATGCCCAGCAGCTTTCCTATCAGCAAATTGCCGAGATTTTGAATTTGCCGATCAATACGGTCAAGACCCATCTCTTTCGAGGGCGCGCATTGTTGCGCCGCCGTATACTGCAGGAGTTGCCGCAAAAAGAATTAATCGCGGAATTGATTTAA